From the genome of Nicotiana sylvestris chromosome 2, ASM39365v2, whole genome shotgun sequence, one region includes:
- the LOC138885372 gene encoding uncharacterized protein has protein sequence MVENANSRFWIIVVVLDTVRLSTGSLPSSVDEKPTTSTANFFAFEGLQSLIRENEELTSERDQLLSEQNKTSARLSELEARAAEAIVLEARLQQSEQKIETLNQEIAPFRAQFEEARAKCVENHNTVLAAFDREAASAERLNNLEATLNSKTEELAAAGVKYGQLEEKHKKTIEHNRLLTSIVCDLDVSLQSVRFVRENLSAEVDQLKEKLKHRAASLIVEKNICCIQHEEKILRRG, from the exons ATGGTGGAAAATGCTAACTCCCGCTTCTGGATCATAGTTGTCGTGCTGGATACCGTGAGGCTGAGCACCGGGTCCTTGCCGTCTTCGGTTGATGAGAAACCAACAACCAGCACT GCCAACTTCTTTGCTTTCGAGGGCCTCCAAAGTTTGATTCGAGAAAATGAGGAACTTACCTCCGAGCGGGATCAACTTTTGTCCGAGCAGAACAAAACTTCTGCTCGTCTCTCAGAGCTGGAAGCTAGAGCTGCTGAGGCCATTGTGTTAGAGGCTCGGTTGCAGCAAAGCGAGCAAAAAATAGAGACCCTTAACCAAGAAATCGCCCCGTTCAGGGCTCAATTTGAAGAAGCTAGGGCAAAATGTGTTGAAAATCATAATACAGTTCTTGCTGCATTCGATCGTGAGGCTGCCTCCGCTGAAAGATTGAACAATTTGGAGGCGACCTTGAACTCCAAAACTGAAGAACTTGCTGCTGCCGGGGTGAAGTATGGCCAACTGGAGGAGAAGCATAAAAAGACCATTGAGCATAATAGACTTTTGACCTCTATTGTCTGTGACCTTGATGTCAGCCTCCAGTCCGTTAGATTCGTGCGAGAAAACCTTTCTGCTGAGGTTGACCAGCTTAAAGAAAAACTCAAGCATCGTGCGGCTTCCCTCATAGTTGAAAAAAACATATGTTGTATACAACATGAGGAGAAAATCCTTCGAAGAGGATAA